In Roseivirga misakiensis, a single genomic region encodes these proteins:
- a CDS encoding xylulokinase: MYFLGYDIGSSSIKAALVDAKTLEEISVAKYPEKEMPIQSDKEGWAEQNPEEWWDNLISVTNLLLEKARVNRFDISAIGIAYQMHGLVLVDRQQQVLRPAIIWCDSRAVSIGQTAKEQLGEAFCLNHLLNTPGNFTASKLSWVKENEPGLYKKIYKFMLPGDFIGMKMTDEIVTTIGGLSEGIFWDFKEKRVSKEILDQFGIESKLVPEVVVGIGIQGKLSSGAAEILGLKPNIPIAYRAGDQPNNAMALNVLKPGEIAATGGTSGVIYGISKKPLFDLKSRVNGFAHVNYTQENGMIGILLCINGAGIQYSWTRSLLGEQMSYEQIEQVAATVPIGANGLSFLPFGNGAERIFENRMVGAHMSGIDLNRHSKPDIFRATIEGIAFAFVYGARIMREMGLTIDKIRVGNDNLFQSEIFSKTIAVLLHAKIEIYETTGASGAAKAAGVGAGFIDSIEEAMSTQKIIKTVLPDDEITSYQMAFNNWEKALEKQLKN; encoded by the coding sequence ATGTATTTTTTAGGGTATGATATCGGTTCTTCCTCCATCAAAGCCGCATTGGTAGATGCGAAAACACTTGAAGAAATTTCGGTCGCAAAATATCCTGAAAAGGAGATGCCTATCCAATCTGATAAGGAGGGCTGGGCAGAACAAAATCCTGAAGAGTGGTGGGACAATTTAATTTCGGTCACCAATCTGTTACTTGAAAAAGCTCGCGTAAATCGATTTGACATATCCGCTATCGGAATTGCCTATCAAATGCATGGCCTTGTACTGGTCGATCGGCAGCAACAAGTATTAAGGCCTGCTATAATCTGGTGTGATAGCCGGGCAGTATCAATAGGTCAAACTGCTAAAGAGCAACTAGGAGAAGCCTTTTGTTTGAATCACTTATTAAATACACCAGGTAATTTTACTGCTTCAAAACTGAGTTGGGTAAAGGAGAACGAGCCAGGACTTTATAAGAAAATCTACAAGTTTATGTTGCCAGGTGATTTCATCGGAATGAAGATGACTGATGAAATTGTGACCACAATTGGTGGCTTGTCCGAAGGGATATTTTGGGATTTTAAGGAGAAACGAGTCTCCAAAGAAATACTCGATCAGTTTGGTATAGAATCGAAATTAGTTCCAGAAGTCGTAGTTGGTATCGGAATACAAGGGAAACTCTCTTCTGGGGCAGCAGAAATCCTGGGGCTAAAACCTAATATACCGATCGCTTATCGGGCTGGTGACCAACCGAACAATGCGATGGCTTTAAATGTGTTAAAGCCAGGTGAAATTGCTGCTACTGGCGGCACTTCAGGAGTTATTTACGGGATATCAAAGAAACCCCTGTTCGATTTAAAATCACGCGTGAATGGCTTTGCCCATGTTAATTACACCCAAGAAAATGGAATGATCGGCATCCTTTTATGTATAAACGGGGCCGGTATCCAATACAGCTGGACCAGGAGCCTTTTGGGTGAGCAAATGTCATATGAGCAAATAGAGCAGGTTGCGGCAACAGTGCCAATCGGTGCTAATGGATTGAGTTTTCTTCCTTTTGGAAATGGGGCAGAAAGAATCTTTGAAAACCGTATGGTGGGGGCGCATATGTCTGGAATAGACTTAAACCGACATAGTAAACCCGACATTTTTCGGGCAACCATTGAGGGTATTGCTTTTGCCTTTGTTTATGGGGCAAGAATTATGAGAGAGATGGGTTTGACCATCGATAAGATTAGAGTAGGAAATGATAACCTATTTCAATCCGAAATATTCTCTAAAACGATCGCGGTTCTACTCCATGCAAAAATAGAAATCTATGAAACCACAGGGGCATCAGGAGCGGCAAAAGCGGCCGGGGTAGGGGCTGGATTTATTGACTCAATTGAGGAGGCTATGAGTACCCAAAAGATTATCAAAACTGTGTTGCCAGACGATGAAATAACGTCGTATCAAATGGCATTTAACAACTGGGAAAAGGCACTTGAAAAACAATTAAAAAATTAA
- a CDS encoding helix-turn-helix domain-containing protein produces the protein MKRYTPFNKFFSSVFHSTFWILAFAISSIQVKAQEIPESFFDVYLARVSIQYNDYINLLEEQLEDAKEGSLAEARIMGQLGDLYLETRDFTKADDYKKKVEGYWSSVEINSRNRDLFGQYLLRKVPSNSSRDNYIYLDSAAQYLENENDLAFVKYLKFIKTSPTEENDKYGPRYNDLLSTPNLPADIAALAHVAMTEITWNTGLADSAIVENSRVDLDNVQSMFTILVHHMFNSFHELLLGNLVEAGRIGEKMKAVVRKYDGDKSGYASVFYTTMNQIYTITNQYDSAAFYSLKSIELLEGSRGSDIRRVESYRRLSVTYTQGGQYLKALEMARKSTELITEKLNKHPGIPTSYTQLMNALFDVYDLTSDIDEKRALMKEIEQQIVNQELLLLEYIRLSDKVYLQITKGRLWLERQQPRIAEGLFNEAISISKNLNDEEYVREKASYYLAVIANKRKQYNKAIELGNKILEQPNIGFKLTIDVHKLLIKSYTNLGVVGEVNYHIDQIQTRIEDRMSERAKYLLSQSEVQQELESQKSLNASLESEQLVKSQLIERQQLIILIVAVSVALIGFFVIRLKSLHGKNLRLLKKVENESVELHSTNSELSDTIAELEFHQSNNQKLLDTLSDHLTKTFNGIKGLKSFIPELGKLNNEQEKYLGRISDIVDEEELALKDLISLNSVLGKHKIDIRRVTISTMLNNIESKMQSSLKLHQAQMEVEMRKGLVFLADKVLIEMSIISLIQHGLNQGILDKKLKLHVDANEGLQVTLEFKGAAVNQEQIDKWLKPNAVDPMNYLSKLSQLKDLMDGDLNYLVMGDLHKITLKLNLIELKLADSKDSEIDQLEIDTIYDKVYHYLVAEGGLTDAELTAGQLSSHLGIPSRKLSYAINTREKTNFSKFLSKIRIDKVKQMLDNGNHSHLNIAGIGYEAGFNSKSTFFSSFKEFVGCTPKEYINSLAQEAS, from the coding sequence ATGAAGAGATATACCCCTTTTAACAAGTTCTTTTCGAGCGTATTTCACAGTACGTTTTGGATCTTGGCGTTTGCTATTTCTTCAATTCAAGTAAAGGCTCAAGAAATACCAGAGAGTTTTTTCGATGTCTATTTAGCAAGAGTATCTATCCAGTATAACGACTATATCAATTTGTTGGAAGAGCAGCTAGAGGATGCAAAAGAAGGGAGTTTGGCTGAAGCGCGAATCATGGGACAACTTGGCGATTTGTATTTAGAAACAAGGGATTTCACCAAAGCTGATGATTATAAAAAGAAGGTAGAAGGTTACTGGTCCAGTGTAGAAATCAATTCTAGAAACAGAGATTTATTTGGCCAATATTTATTAAGGAAAGTTCCATCTAACTCTTCTAGAGATAATTATATATATCTCGACAGCGCCGCTCAATATTTAGAGAACGAGAATGATCTCGCCTTTGTAAAATATTTGAAATTTATAAAAACCTCCCCAACTGAAGAGAATGACAAGTACGGACCTAGATATAATGACTTACTGAGTACTCCAAATTTGCCGGCTGATATAGCGGCACTGGCACACGTGGCAATGACAGAAATCACTTGGAATACCGGTTTAGCGGATAGTGCTATTGTTGAGAATTCTAGGGTTGATTTAGATAATGTGCAAAGTATGTTCACGATACTCGTTCATCATATGTTTAACTCTTTTCATGAGTTGCTTTTAGGTAACCTTGTTGAAGCAGGCAGAATTGGGGAAAAAATGAAAGCAGTGGTAAGAAAGTATGATGGAGATAAATCAGGCTACGCCAGTGTTTTTTACACCACAATGAACCAGATATATACCATTACTAATCAATATGATTCTGCAGCTTTTTACTCTTTAAAGTCGATAGAGTTGTTGGAGGGAAGTAGAGGTTCTGATATTAGGCGCGTTGAAAGTTACCGGAGACTCAGTGTTACTTACACGCAAGGTGGACAATATTTAAAGGCATTGGAGATGGCGAGAAAATCGACTGAGTTGATTACTGAAAAGCTTAATAAACACCCAGGAATTCCGACAAGCTATACACAATTAATGAATGCTCTTTTTGATGTTTATGATTTAACAAGTGATATCGATGAGAAACGTGCTTTGATGAAAGAGATAGAGCAGCAAATTGTTAATCAAGAGTTGTTATTGCTTGAATATATTAGGCTGAGCGACAAGGTATATTTACAAATTACTAAAGGGCGTCTATGGCTGGAAAGACAACAGCCCAGGATAGCTGAAGGGCTATTTAATGAAGCCATTTCAATCTCTAAAAATTTAAATGACGAGGAATATGTTCGAGAAAAGGCCTCATACTACCTAGCTGTAATTGCCAACAAAAGAAAACAATATAATAAGGCTATAGAACTTGGAAATAAGATTCTAGAGCAACCAAATATAGGTTTTAAGCTTACAATCGATGTTCATAAACTACTCATCAAGTCATATACTAATTTGGGTGTCGTGGGAGAGGTCAATTATCATATTGACCAAATCCAAACGCGCATTGAAGATAGGATGTCTGAGAGGGCCAAATATTTGCTAAGTCAGTCTGAAGTTCAACAAGAACTAGAATCGCAAAAGTCCCTTAATGCTAGTTTAGAGTCAGAACAACTTGTTAAATCCCAATTGATAGAGCGGCAACAGCTAATTATATTAATTGTTGCGGTAAGCGTTGCGCTTATTGGTTTTTTCGTCATTAGGTTGAAATCCTTACATGGCAAAAATTTGCGCCTACTTAAAAAAGTTGAAAATGAGAGTGTTGAACTGCATTCAACTAATTCAGAATTGAGTGATACGATAGCGGAACTTGAATTTCATCAATCAAATAATCAAAAGCTACTGGATACTTTGTCTGACCACCTGACTAAAACGTTTAATGGCATAAAAGGCCTGAAAAGCTTTATTCCTGAGCTCGGAAAGCTAAATAATGAGCAGGAAAAGTATCTCGGCAGAATATCTGATATAGTAGATGAAGAAGAACTGGCGCTAAAGGATCTAATTTCTTTAAATTCTGTATTAGGCAAGCATAAAATTGATATTCGCCGTGTCACGATTTCGACCATGCTTAATAATATCGAGAGCAAAATGCAGAGTAGTTTAAAGTTGCATCAAGCTCAGATGGAGGTTGAAATGCGAAAAGGACTGGTTTTTCTTGCCGATAAAGTGTTGATTGAAATGAGTATCATTTCACTAATTCAGCATGGGCTTAACCAAGGCATTTTAGATAAGAAGTTAAAACTACATGTAGACGCTAACGAAGGTCTTCAAGTCACATTAGAGTTTAAGGGGGCTGCCGTAAATCAAGAGCAAATAGACAAGTGGTTAAAACCAAATGCTGTAGATCCTATGAATTATTTGTCCAAGTTATCCCAATTGAAGGACTTAATGGATGGTGATTTAAATTACTTGGTTATGGGTGATCTGCACAAGATAACCTTAAAGCTTAACCTTATAGAATTAAAATTAGCTGATAGTAAGGATAGCGAGATTGATCAGTTGGAAATTGACACCATTTATGACAAGGTGTATCATTATTTAGTCGCCGAAGGTGGTCTAACAGATGCTGAGTTAACTGCAGGACAACTATCAAGTCATCTAGGTATTCCCAGTAGAAAGCTCTCTTACGCCATAAATACCCGTGAGAAAACCAATTTTAGTAAGTTCCTGTCCAAGATTAGAATTGATAAGGTTAAACAGATGCTTGATAATGGTAACCATAGCCATCTAAATATAGCTGGAATAGGCTATGAGGCTGGTTTTAATTCAAAATCCACTTTTTTCTCATCTTTTAAGGAATTCGTCGGGTGTACACCAAAGGAATACATCAATTCACTAGCACAGGAGGCCTCTTAA
- the xylA gene encoding xylose isomerase: MSILTGDKEFFKGIGAIPYEGKESDNPFAFKFYNPDQVIAGKAMKEHFRFAVAWWHTLCGTGGDPFGPGTKEFPWNASVDVVQRAKEKMDAGFEFITKLGVPYYCFHDFDLIDEGPTLLESEKRLEVISDYALEKQKASGVKVLWGTANLFSNPRYMNGAATNPDFEVVAFAGAQVKNALDVTIKLGGENYVFWGGREGYMSLLNTNMKAELDHMAQFLHMAKDYARAQGFKGNFFIEPKPAEPSKHQYDFDAATVIGFLREYDLMDDFKLNLEVNHATLAQHTFEHEMQVAANAGMLGSMDANRGDYQNGWDTDQFPNDIYEVTQAMLVLLKAGGLQGGGINFDAKTRRNSTDLEDIFLAHIGGIDTFARALIIADRILSESKYLQLLNNRYASFNNKEGQAFESGKLSLTDLSNLAHSNGEPMQRSGKQELFENIVNQYI; encoded by the coding sequence ATGAGTATTTTAACAGGCGATAAAGAGTTTTTTAAAGGAATTGGTGCAATTCCTTATGAAGGAAAAGAATCCGATAATCCATTTGCCTTTAAATTCTATAATCCAGACCAAGTTATAGCAGGGAAAGCTATGAAAGAACATTTTAGGTTTGCCGTTGCTTGGTGGCATACGCTCTGTGGGACGGGTGGTGATCCATTTGGACCAGGAACAAAGGAATTTCCATGGAATGCTTCTGTTGATGTAGTTCAGCGCGCTAAAGAAAAAATGGACGCAGGTTTCGAATTCATTACCAAACTTGGGGTTCCTTATTACTGTTTTCATGACTTCGATTTGATTGACGAAGGGCCCACTTTGCTCGAGTCAGAGAAAAGGCTCGAAGTGATTTCGGACTATGCATTAGAAAAGCAAAAGGCATCAGGAGTAAAGGTGCTCTGGGGTACAGCCAATTTATTCTCCAATCCTCGATATATGAATGGTGCTGCCACAAATCCAGATTTTGAGGTAGTCGCTTTTGCAGGGGCACAAGTAAAAAATGCGCTAGACGTGACGATCAAACTCGGTGGTGAAAACTATGTTTTTTGGGGAGGTAGAGAAGGTTATATGTCCCTTTTGAATACCAACATGAAAGCGGAGTTGGATCATATGGCACAATTTCTACATATGGCCAAAGATTATGCTCGAGCCCAAGGTTTCAAGGGTAATTTCTTCATAGAGCCTAAGCCAGCCGAGCCATCGAAGCACCAATATGACTTTGATGCAGCTACGGTGATTGGTTTTCTCCGTGAGTATGATCTCATGGATGACTTTAAACTCAACCTGGAGGTAAACCATGCCACGCTTGCGCAGCATACCTTCGAACATGAAATGCAAGTAGCCGCTAATGCAGGAATGCTCGGTAGTATGGATGCAAATAGGGGGGATTATCAGAATGGATGGGATACAGATCAATTTCCAAACGATATTTATGAAGTAACCCAAGCCATGCTGGTCCTTCTGAAAGCGGGTGGACTGCAAGGAGGAGGTATAAATTTTGACGCCAAGACTAGAAGAAACTCAACTGACTTAGAGGATATATTCTTAGCGCATATTGGTGGTATTGACACTTTTGCCCGCGCTCTAATTATTGCTGATAGGATACTTTCTGAAAGTAAATATCTCCAGTTATTGAATAATCGGTATGCATCATTTAATAATAAGGAGGGTCAGGCCTTTGAAAGTGGAAAACTAAGTCTCACAGATTTGTCTAACTTAGCCCATAGCAACGGCGAGCCTATGCAGAGAAGTGGAAAGCAAGAGCTCTTCGAAAATATCGTCAATCAATACATATAG
- a CDS encoding aldose 1-epimerase, whose amino-acid sequence MTTNTKLILSSNNQNLEIDLSRGGAITHLTLFSNGKSRKVICPKKGYDNESSLLFPFPNRLANGQFSFQGIDYQFPLNDYGRPNALHGFVKDMPFQVLQQMPDAITLQCTYTGDLEYYPFPFRMALTYHLRPGELHVYLEIENTGATTLPCGFGWHPYFHLEEGADSTSIELKNVSKIGVENLLPTGRATPYRLLDNGCLIEELDLDTCFEFSKKGVVNGAKIHYPDDATLEVWQDENQPYVQLYTPEDRRAIAIEPMTCNIDALNNQAGLKLLSSGESWSIEYGVRLY is encoded by the coding sequence ATGACAACGAATACTAAATTGATTTTAAGTTCTAACAATCAGAATCTAGAAATAGACTTATCTAGAGGTGGAGCTATCACTCACCTTACGCTTTTTTCAAACGGAAAAAGTAGAAAAGTGATATGCCCGAAAAAAGGATATGATAATGAATCCTCTTTGTTATTCCCATTTCCTAACCGACTTGCGAATGGCCAATTTAGTTTTCAAGGAATAGACTATCAGTTTCCTTTAAATGATTATGGTAGACCCAATGCGCTGCATGGTTTTGTGAAAGACATGCCGTTTCAAGTGCTTCAGCAAATGCCAGATGCCATAACTTTACAATGTACCTATACAGGTGATTTAGAGTACTACCCTTTTCCGTTCCGCATGGCACTTACATATCATTTAAGGCCTGGTGAACTTCACGTGTATTTGGAAATTGAGAATACAGGAGCCACTACTTTGCCTTGTGGTTTCGGCTGGCACCCCTATTTTCATTTAGAGGAAGGAGCCGATTCAACGTCTATAGAGCTAAAAAACGTTTCGAAGATCGGTGTTGAAAATCTTTTACCCACTGGAAGAGCAACCCCTTATCGATTGCTGGATAATGGATGCCTCATAGAGGAGCTGGATTTAGACACTTGTTTCGAATTCTCTAAAAAGGGAGTGGTAAATGGTGCAAAGATTCACTACCCTGATGATGCCACTTTGGAAGTATGGCAAGACGAAAATCAGCCTTACGTTCAGCTCTACACCCCGGAAGACCGTAGGGCAATTGCCATAGAACCAATGACTTGTAATATAGATGCTTTGAATAATCAGGCTGGTTTAAAACTCTTGTCGAGTGGTGAATCTTGGTCTATTGAATATGGGGTGAGACTTTATTGA
- a CDS encoding ThuA domain-containing protein, which yields MSNQLNPTRSSTAFLLLIAFIISSCGAQREKRVLVFSKTEGYHHNSIDKGIEAINELGRQNGFAVDTTTDASFFSEDKLAAYSAVVFLSTTGDVLNHYQQADFERFIQSGGGFVGIHAAADTEYDWPWYNELVGAYFLSHPNQQEATINIIDKEHPATENMPDTWQHFDEWYNYKSIAEGLNVLMTLDENSYKGGENGDYHPIAWYRSYDGGRMFYTGLGHTDEAYTDTMFLDHLNGGIQYAIGNNKRDLSKAISERVPEENRFVREVLAINLNEPMELDYLPDEKILFIERAGDLKVFDLKADELLDGGHLNVKRIAEDGLLGLAVDPDFESNNWIYLFYSAQIEGKLQRLSRFNFVGDQLDTSSEKILLEFQSTHDCCHSGGSIEFDGEGNLYLSTGDNTNPFESDGYSPSDEGLNRSVWDAQKSSANTNDLRGKILRIKPESDGTYSIPEGNLFKDDDPKTRPEIYAMGLRNPFRISVDQRNGTLYWGDVGPDAGNDNPERGPKGHDEINQAKKPGNWGWPYTRGDNKPYWDFDFKNKKPIAPFDPNKLVNNSPNNTGIQNLPPAQKSFIWYGYGRSAEFPWVGEGGRTAMAGPIFNKEAYAEIGFPEYFDGKLLVYEWMRDWIYLITMDENQDYVKAEPFLSNEEFHNPMDMIFGKDGNLYILEYGESWNTRNLDAQLNKITFVAGIRKPTARIKSDNSVGAAPLTVQFSAEDSEDLEGEPLKYAWNFANGLGQSDQMKPEFTFNEAGNFDVILTVTDAEGEQSTDRLKVVVGNAPPEIQISFSTENTSYNIDDPLAYTVSVTDKEDGSTVNGSIAPENVKVTLDFIPNLELQNISEKGHQVEIASKGRGLIDNSDCRACHAIDKKINGPSYLDIAKKYNSEHKEYLMGKIKNGGSGVWGETPMAAHPQLDDQALSEIVDYILQLEEEKEVIPISGELIFNQHQPNNLNGAYVLTATYNDNGNGEVSSLSTSAQTILKASKLEAEEADLMHESNTVWQALGSKVVGNIKNGQFLKFNNVDLTGLKAITFRGLYNNGYHYQGEIEIRGGSQSGPLLGSAQIDFNKLKEQSFKDTKIFITSEGAKSDIYLIFKNQEDQERFITNAEFIVLNYDKRH from the coding sequence ATGAGCAATCAGTTAAACCCAACTCGATCTTCAACCGCTTTTCTACTCCTAATTGCATTCATAATAAGCTCTTGTGGTGCGCAGCGAGAGAAAAGAGTTCTTGTCTTCTCAAAGACGGAAGGATATCATCATAATTCCATCGACAAAGGAATAGAAGCGATCAATGAATTAGGTAGACAAAATGGCTTTGCGGTAGATACTACAACCGATGCTTCCTTCTTTTCAGAAGACAAACTTGCGGCCTATAGTGCAGTAGTTTTCTTGAGTACTACGGGTGATGTCCTGAACCATTATCAGCAAGCCGATTTCGAGAGATTCATTCAATCGGGTGGCGGTTTTGTCGGTATTCACGCAGCAGCCGATACCGAATACGATTGGCCATGGTATAACGAGCTGGTAGGGGCATACTTTCTCAGTCACCCAAATCAACAAGAGGCAACCATCAACATAATTGATAAAGAGCACCCAGCAACTGAAAACATGCCCGATACTTGGCAGCATTTCGATGAGTGGTACAACTATAAAAGCATTGCTGAAGGGCTGAATGTATTGATGACATTGGATGAAAATAGTTACAAGGGTGGTGAAAATGGCGACTATCATCCAATCGCATGGTACCGATCATATGATGGTGGCCGTATGTTTTATACAGGGCTGGGCCATACCGATGAAGCCTATACCGACACCATGTTCCTTGATCATTTAAACGGTGGCATTCAATACGCCATAGGGAACAACAAAAGAGATTTAAGTAAGGCGATTTCCGAAAGGGTGCCAGAAGAAAATCGTTTTGTGAGAGAAGTATTGGCAATAAATCTTAATGAACCAATGGAATTGGATTACCTGCCAGATGAAAAGATTCTATTCATTGAAAGAGCGGGAGATTTAAAGGTTTTTGACCTGAAAGCAGACGAACTTCTCGACGGAGGCCATCTGAATGTAAAACGCATAGCCGAAGACGGTCTATTGGGTTTGGCTGTTGACCCAGATTTTGAAAGTAACAATTGGATTTACCTTTTTTACTCAGCCCAAATAGAAGGAAAACTTCAAAGACTCTCAAGGTTCAATTTTGTAGGTGATCAATTAGATACGTCCAGTGAAAAAATACTTCTTGAATTTCAGTCAACACACGACTGTTGTCATTCTGGTGGTTCGATTGAATTTGACGGAGAAGGTAACCTATATCTGTCCACAGGAGACAACACCAATCCTTTTGAATCAGATGGTTATTCACCAAGCGACGAAGGTCTCAATAGATCGGTTTGGGATGCTCAAAAATCAAGTGCAAACACGAACGACTTAAGAGGCAAAATTTTAAGAATTAAACCCGAATCAGATGGAACATATTCGATTCCCGAAGGAAACCTCTTTAAAGATGACGATCCTAAAACTCGTCCAGAAATTTACGCCATGGGACTTCGCAATCCGTTTCGAATTTCTGTTGATCAGAGAAACGGCACTCTATACTGGGGAGATGTTGGGCCAGATGCTGGTAATGATAACCCCGAACGGGGACCTAAAGGACATGACGAAATAAATCAGGCAAAAAAGCCGGGTAATTGGGGTTGGCCGTACACTCGCGGAGACAACAAACCATATTGGGACTTTGACTTTAAAAACAAGAAACCTATTGCTCCATTCGATCCAAACAAACTGGTCAATAATTCGCCGAATAATACGGGAATTCAAAACCTGCCTCCTGCTCAAAAATCATTCATTTGGTATGGCTATGGACGTTCAGCTGAGTTTCCGTGGGTCGGAGAAGGAGGTAGAACTGCTATGGCGGGACCAATCTTCAATAAGGAAGCATATGCCGAAATAGGCTTTCCAGAATATTTCGATGGTAAGTTGCTGGTCTATGAGTGGATGAGGGATTGGATATACCTGATTACAATGGATGAAAATCAGGACTATGTAAAGGCCGAACCGTTTTTAAGTAATGAAGAATTTCATAATCCGATGGATATGATCTTCGGGAAGGATGGCAACTTGTATATTCTAGAGTACGGTGAAAGTTGGAACACCAGAAACTTAGATGCTCAATTAAACAAAATCACTTTTGTGGCTGGCATTCGCAAACCGACAGCTCGTATTAAAAGTGATAATTCCGTTGGCGCTGCACCATTGACCGTACAATTCTCAGCCGAAGACTCTGAAGATTTGGAAGGTGAACCTTTAAAATATGCTTGGAACTTTGCTAATGGACTGGGCCAAAGTGACCAGATGAAGCCTGAGTTCACTTTTAACGAGGCGGGTAACTTTGACGTTATACTGACGGTAACCGATGCAGAGGGGGAACAAAGTACAGATCGCTTGAAGGTTGTCGTTGGAAACGCACCGCCAGAAATACAAATATCATTTAGCACAGAAAATACCTCATACAATATCGATGACCCGCTCGCCTATACCGTGAGTGTGACGGACAAAGAAGACGGCAGTACAGTAAATGGATCTATAGCGCCAGAGAATGTAAAGGTCACTCTGGATTTTATCCCGAATCTTGAGCTTCAAAATATCAGTGAAAAAGGACATCAAGTGGAAATCGCATCTAAGGGAAGGGGGCTCATTGATAATTCAGATTGTAGAGCATGCCATGCGATTGATAAGAAAATTAACGGCCCATCTTATTTAGACATCGCTAAAAAGTATAATTCAGAGCATAAGGAGTACCTAATGGGTAAAATTAAAAATGGCGGATCGGGCGTTTGGGGCGAAACACCGATGGCGGCCCACCCACAATTAGATGATCAAGCGCTTTCAGAAATAGTCGACTATATACTACAGTTGGAAGAAGAAAAGGAGGTGATTCCTATTTCCGGTGAGTTAATATTTAACCAGCATCAACCGAATAACCTTAACGGAGCTTATGTTTTAACTGCTACATACAATGACAACGGAAACGGTGAGGTGTCTTCCCTATCTACTAGTGCCCAAACAATTCTTAAAGCTTCAAAACTTGAAGCTGAGGAGGCTGATTTAATGCATGAATCCAATACTGTTTGGCAGGCCCTTGGATCTAAGGTGGTGGGCAACATTAAGAATGGGCAATTTCTGAAATTTAACAATGTTGATTTAACTGGGCTCAAGGCAATTACTTTTAGAGGACTTTACAATAATGGCTATCATTATCAAGGAGAGATAGAAATAAGAGGGGGCAGTCAAAGTGGACCACTTTTAGGGTCGGCACAAATAGATTTTAACAAGTTAAAAGAGCAATCCTTCAAAGACACTAAAATTTTTATCACCTCTGAAGGGGCTAAATCCGATATCTATTTGATTTTCAAAAATCAAGAGGATCAAGAGAGATTCATTACCAATGCAGAGTTCATTGTATTGAACTATGATAAAAGACACTAA